From the genome of Rathayibacter sp. VKM Ac-2804:
CGGCGTGCTCGAGGGCCGCCTCGGCCAGTGGATCCGCAACCGCGGGATCCGCGAGGACGTCGTCGTCATCACCAAGGGCGCGCACACGCCGTACTGCGACCCGGAGTCGCTCACCCGCCAGCTGCTCGAGAGCCTCGAGCGCCAGGGCACCGACTACGCCGACATCTACCTGATGCACCGCGACAACCTCGAGGTGCCGGTGGGGGAGTTCGTCGACGTGATGGACGAGCACCAGCGCGCCGGGCGGATCCGCGCCTACGGCGTCTCGAACTGGACGCCGGCGCGCTTCGACGAGGCGCAGGAGTACGCCCGGGCGAACGGCCGCGCCGGCTTCCAGGCGCTGAGCGACCACTTCGGCCTGGCCGAGGCGTACGACGTCCCGTGGGAGGGCTGCGTGCACGTGACCGACCGCGCCTCGAAGGAGTGGCTGGTCGAGCGGCAGATCCCGCTGCTGCCGTGGTCCTCGCAGGCCCGCGGCTTCTTCACCGGCCGTGCCCGCCCGGACGACACCAGCGACGCCGAGCTGGTGCGCTGCTACTACGGGCCGGACAACTTCGAGCGGCTGCGCCGGGCCGAGCAGCTGGCGGCCGAGCACGGCGTCGGAGCGACGGCGATCGCGCTCGCCTACGTGCTCGCGCAGCCGTTCCCGACCTTCCCGCTCTTCGGACCGCGCACGATCACCGAGCTCCGCTCGTCGATGCGCGGCCTGTCGATCGAGCTGACTCCGGAGCAGACGGCGTGGCTCGACCTCCGCGCCTGACCGGAGCCGCGGCGGGCGGCCGCGCGACGATCCACGACGTCGCGGCCGCCGCCGGGGTCTCCCGCCAGACCGTCACCCGGGCGATGAACGGCATGCCGGGGATCAGCGAGGAGACGAAGCAGCGGGTCCTCGACGCCGCGGAGCAGCTGTCCTACCGGCCGTCGCGGTTCGGCCGCGGGCTGGTGACGGGCGGGGAGCACCAGCTCGGACTCGTCGTCGACGATCTGCGGAACCCGTGGTCGCCCGAGCTCGCCTCGGCGGTGGTCCGGGTCGCCGCGGCGCGCGGCTGGAACGTCTCGCTCGCCGACGTCGGGCTCGCCGCCGACTCCGACCGGATGATCCAGGCGCTCGGCGCGCAGACCGACGCCGTCATCGGCACCTTCGGCGACCGGGCGGCCGAGTGGATCGAGCGGCTCGGCTCCGTGCCGGTCGTCGAGCTCGATCCCACCGGCGACCCGCTGCGGGGGGCGGTGCTGCTCGACCACTCCGACGCCGTCGACGCGCTGGCGGAGCATCTCGCCGGAGGGGGCGTGCGGCGTCCGGTGATCGTGGACGTCTCGGGCGACTCCCGGCCGAGCAGGCGTGCGGAGCTGCTGGTCCGCGCGTTCGCCGCGCACGGGCTCGAGCCCTCCGTCGTGCGCGCTGCGGGTCCGACCGCCCAGGCCGCCGCGGATGCGACCGAGCGGATCGTCGCCCGGCCGCGGACGGCGGATGCGATCGTCGCCTTCAACGACCTCTGCGCCCTCGGCGTGCTCTCGGCCTGCCGCCGTGCCGGAGTCGACGTCCCCGGCGACGTCCGGGTGGTCGGGATCGACGGCCTGTCGATCGGACGGCTGCTCGCCCCGACGCTGACGACCCTCGCCGTCGACCTCGACGAGCTCGCCCGGCACGCCCTCGACCTCGCCGTCGCCATGATCGCCGGCGAGCTGCCCAAGGGCGG
Proteins encoded in this window:
- a CDS encoding LacI family DNA-binding transcriptional regulator, translating into MARPPRLTGAAAGGRATIHDVAAAAGVSRQTVTRAMNGMPGISEETKQRVLDAAEQLSYRPSRFGRGLVTGGEHQLGLVVDDLRNPWSPELASAVVRVAAARGWNVSLADVGLAADSDRMIQALGAQTDAVIGTFGDRAAEWIERLGSVPVVELDPTGDPLRGAVLLDHSDAVDALAEHLAGGGVRRPVIVDVSGDSRPSRRAELLVRAFAAHGLEPSVVRAAGPTAQAAADATERIVARPRTADAIVAFNDLCALGVLSACRRAGVDVPGDVRVVGIDGLSIGRLLAPTLTTLAVDLDELARHALDLAVAMIAGELPKGGPSVHRTVRHQLVLRESA